The following proteins are encoded in a genomic region of Amycolatopsis sulphurea:
- the purB gene encoding adenylosuccinate lyase, giving the protein MTDKPRIPNVLAARYASPELVRLWSPERKVVLERQLWLAVLRAQSELGVEVPDGVLADYEGVVEQVDLDSIAARERVTRHDVKARIEEFNALAGHEHVHKGMTSRDLTENVEQLQQLRSLELIRGRVAAVLARLAALGVEHSDLVMAGRSHNVAAQATTLGKRFATAADELLVAFARLDELIGRYPLRGIKGPVGTAQDMLDLLGDESALARLETRIAEHLGFANHFVSVGQVYPRSLDFDVLSTVVQLAAAPSSLAKTIRLMAGHELVTEGFKPGQVGSSAMPHKMNTRSCERVNGLAVVLRGYLSMIGELAGDQWNEGDVSDSVVRRVALPDAFFALDGLLETFLTVLGEFGAFPAVVERELDRYLPFLATTKVLMASVRRGVGRETAHEAIKENAVGVALAMRERGAENDLLDRLAADERLPLDRAELDDLLADRISFTGVAPRQVEEVARRVADVLKRFPDAAAYTPQPIL; this is encoded by the coding sequence GTGACGGACAAGCCTCGTATTCCCAACGTGCTCGCCGCCCGGTACGCCTCGCCCGAGCTGGTGCGGTTGTGGTCCCCGGAGCGCAAAGTGGTGCTGGAGCGCCAGTTGTGGCTCGCTGTGCTGCGTGCGCAGAGTGAGCTGGGGGTCGAGGTGCCCGACGGGGTGCTCGCCGACTACGAGGGGGTCGTCGAGCAGGTCGATCTCGACTCCATCGCCGCCCGGGAGCGCGTGACCCGGCACGACGTGAAGGCTCGCATCGAGGAGTTCAACGCGCTCGCCGGGCACGAGCACGTGCACAAGGGCATGACCTCGCGCGACCTCACCGAGAACGTCGAGCAGTTGCAGCAGTTGCGTTCCCTGGAGCTGATCCGCGGCCGCGTCGCCGCGGTGCTGGCGCGGCTGGCCGCGCTCGGGGTGGAGCATTCCGACCTGGTGATGGCGGGGCGTTCGCACAACGTCGCCGCGCAGGCCACGACGCTGGGCAAGCGGTTCGCCACGGCGGCGGACGAGTTGCTGGTCGCCTTCGCCCGGCTCGACGAGCTGATCGGCCGTTACCCGCTGCGCGGGATCAAGGGGCCGGTCGGCACCGCGCAGGACATGCTCGACCTGCTCGGGGACGAGTCCGCGCTGGCGCGGCTGGAGACCCGGATCGCCGAGCATCTCGGATTCGCCAACCACTTCGTCAGTGTCGGCCAGGTCTATCCGCGCTCGCTCGACTTCGACGTACTGTCCACTGTGGTCCAGCTGGCCGCCGCGCCGTCCAGCCTGGCCAAGACGATCCGGCTGATGGCCGGGCACGAGCTGGTCACGGAGGGCTTCAAACCCGGCCAGGTCGGCTCGTCGGCCATGCCGCACAAGATGAACACCCGCTCCTGTGAGCGCGTGAACGGGCTCGCCGTGGTGCTGCGCGGCTACCTGTCGATGATCGGCGAGCTGGCCGGCGACCAGTGGAACGAGGGCGACGTCTCGGATTCGGTGGTACGCCGGGTCGCGCTGCCGGACGCGTTCTTCGCTCTCGACGGGCTGCTGGAGACCTTCCTCACGGTGCTGGGCGAATTCGGCGCCTTCCCGGCCGTGGTGGAGCGTGAGCTTGATCGCTATCTCCCGTTCCTGGCCACGACGAAGGTGCTGATGGCCTCGGTACGCCGCGGCGTCGGCCGGGAGACCGCGCACGAGGCGATCAAGGAGAACGCGGTCGGCGTCGCGCTGGCGATGCGCGAGCGCGGCGCGGAGAACGACCTGCTCGACCGGCTCGCCGCCGACGAACGGCTCCCGCTCGACCGTGCTGAGCTCGACGATCTGCTCGCCGACCGGATCTCGTTCACCGGCGTCGCCCCGCGGCAGGTGGAGGAGGTCGCCCGCCGGGTGGCGGACGTGCTCAAGCGGTTCCCGGACGCCGCGGCCTACACCCCGCAGCCGATCCTGTGA
- a CDS encoding substrate-binding periplasmic protein has translation MRKLLSTLVLVVTATAGLAACGSSGDAGQTLRVGTLADAPPSIFLQDGRFTGYDNELLRDIAQREGFQVEFVGTEFATLLGKVAGGQLDIGSSTISATGARKKTVAFSNGYDTSYTTVVTKKGAALSGPGSFAGKRLGVVQGSVQDEFAAKLAGAEVVRFPDYNAGFAQLRSGGLDGWVVPKDIGQKYFDQNPAVPLEFGYTVLDKDTPSAFAVAKSNTDLLNKINDGLAKAIADGTAARLHAQFYRSAPIAKELDKGGSGLPVKNS, from the coding sequence ATGAGAAAGCTCCTCAGCACCCTCGTACTCGTCGTGACCGCCACCGCCGGGCTCGCCGCCTGTGGTTCGTCCGGCGACGCCGGGCAGACCCTGCGGGTCGGCACCCTCGCCGACGCCCCGCCGAGCATCTTCCTCCAGGATGGCCGGTTCACCGGGTATGACAACGAGCTGCTGAGGGACATCGCCCAGCGCGAGGGCTTCCAGGTCGAGTTCGTCGGCACCGAGTTCGCCACGCTGCTGGGCAAGGTGGCCGGCGGGCAGCTCGACATCGGCAGCTCGACGATCTCCGCGACCGGTGCGCGCAAGAAGACCGTGGCGTTCTCGAACGGCTACGACACGAGCTACACCACCGTGGTCACGAAAAAGGGCGCCGCGCTGAGCGGTCCGGGTTCGTTCGCGGGCAAGCGGCTGGGCGTGGTGCAGGGCTCGGTGCAGGACGAGTTCGCGGCGAAGCTCGCCGGCGCCGAGGTCGTGCGGTTCCCGGACTACAACGCCGGGTTCGCCCAGCTGCGCAGCGGCGGGCTGGACGGCTGGGTGGTGCCGAAGGACATCGGCCAGAAGTACTTCGACCAGAACCCGGCGGTACCACTGGAATTCGGCTACACCGTGCTGGACAAGGACACCCCATCCGCGTTCGCGGTGGCCAAATCGAACACCGACCTGCTAAACAAGATCAACGACGGGCTGGCCAAGGCGATCGCGGACGGTACCGCCGCCAGGCTGCACGCGCAGTTCTACCGGTCCGCGCCGATCGCGAAGGAACTCGACAAGGGAGGCTCGGGTCTGCCGGTGAAGAACTCGTGA
- a CDS encoding ABC transporter substrate-binding protein codes for MKKLMVTAVAAALVAGLTACDGADSDTLRVGTLSDSRPNAYQENGTYTGFDNELLRAIADKEGLKLEFASSDFSALLGQVASGSFDVGSGGIAQTDERKKTVAFSNPYNYQSLGIEAKPEAGVSDENSLSGKRVGVVQGTVSDTWLAANAAAAQAVRFPNDAAVVSALTSGGIAAAVFDQVSAEDYAKKNPGLKVTKVITTTIPHGFAVRKGNNELLAKLNDGIKKVIADGAWQKVHQRFEPGQPVPADFKSK; via the coding sequence ATGAAGAAGCTGATGGTCACCGCTGTCGCGGCGGCGCTGGTCGCCGGGCTCACCGCCTGCGACGGCGCGGACAGCGACACGCTGCGGGTCGGCACGCTGAGCGACTCCCGGCCCAACGCCTACCAGGAAAACGGCACCTACACCGGATTCGACAACGAGCTGCTCCGCGCGATCGCGGACAAGGAGGGGCTCAAGCTGGAGTTCGCGTCCAGCGACTTCTCCGCCCTGCTCGGCCAGGTCGCGAGTGGTTCGTTCGACGTCGGCAGCGGGGGCATCGCGCAGACCGACGAGCGCAAGAAGACGGTGGCGTTCAGCAATCCGTACAACTACCAGTCGCTGGGCATCGAGGCCAAGCCCGAGGCCGGGGTGAGCGACGAGAACTCGTTGTCGGGCAAGCGGGTCGGCGTGGTGCAGGGCACCGTGTCGGACACCTGGCTCGCGGCGAACGCGGCCGCCGCGCAGGCGGTGCGCTTCCCGAACGACGCGGCCGTGGTCAGCGCGCTCACCAGCGGCGGAATCGCCGCGGCGGTGTTCGACCAGGTCTCCGCCGAGGACTACGCGAAGAAGAATCCCGGGCTGAAGGTCACGAAGGTGATCACCACGACCATTCCGCACGGGTTCGCGGTGCGCAAGGGCAACAACGAGCTGCTGGCCAAGCTGAACGACGGGATCAAGAAGGTCATCGCGGACGGCGCCTGGCAGAAGGTGCACCAGCGGTTCGAGCCGGGCCAGCCGGTCCCCGCCGACTTCAAGAGCAAGTGA
- a CDS encoding amino acid ABC transporter permease gives MDQFFDTFLDWDYIWQVFPDLLKTGLGNTLILSASSAVIGTAGGMVLAVMGLSAKRWLRWPARVYTDIFRGLPAILTILVIGQGLATLARGLVGTSPYPLGILALSLIAGAYIGEIFRAGIQSVDKGQLEASRALGMSYSKAMLLVVIPQGVRRVLPALVNQFISLVKDSTLVYFLGFITSQRELFRIGQDLAATTGNESPLVAAGCVYLVITIPLTHLVNYIDKRLQTGGKVRAGTELAAGEAVKA, from the coding sequence ATGGATCAGTTCTTCGACACGTTCCTCGACTGGGACTACATCTGGCAGGTCTTCCCGGATCTGCTCAAGACCGGGCTGGGCAACACGCTGATCCTGTCCGCCTCTTCGGCGGTGATCGGCACCGCGGGGGGCATGGTGCTGGCGGTGATGGGGCTTTCGGCGAAGCGCTGGCTGCGCTGGCCCGCGCGGGTGTACACGGACATCTTCCGGGGGCTGCCGGCCATCCTCACCATCCTGGTGATCGGCCAGGGCCTGGCCACGCTCGCGCGCGGGCTGGTGGGCACCAGCCCGTATCCGCTGGGCATCCTGGCGCTCAGCCTGATCGCCGGGGCCTACATCGGGGAGATCTTCCGGGCCGGCATCCAGAGTGTCGACAAAGGACAGTTGGAGGCCAGCCGCGCGCTCGGCATGAGCTACAGCAAGGCGATGCTGCTGGTGGTCATCCCGCAGGGGGTGCGCCGGGTGCTGCCCGCGCTGGTGAACCAGTTCATCTCGCTGGTGAAGGATTCGACGCTGGTGTACTTCCTCGGGTTCATCACCTCGCAGCGTGAGCTGTTCCGGATCGGCCAGGACCTCGCGGCCACCACCGGCAACGAATCGCCGCTGGTCGCCGCGGGCTGCGTGTACCTGGTGATCACGATCCCGCTCACGCACCTGGTGAACTACATCGACAAGCGGCTGCAGACCGGCGGCAAGGTGCGCGCCGGTACCGAACTCGCGGCCGGTGAGGCGGTGAAAGCGTGA
- a CDS encoding amino acid ABC transporter ATP-binding protein, which translates to MTTTAVRSSSVELRDIHVSFGTLEVLRGVDLKVPSASTTCVIGPSGSGKSTLLRCVNRLQEPDRGDLLLDGESVIKADPDVLRQRVGMVFQHFNLFPHRTVLDNIVLPLRSVRKLSKEDAAERARARLAEVGLADKAPYRPAALSGGQQQRVAIARALAMEPEVMLFDEATSALDPELVKGILDLMAELAGRGLTLLVVTHEMGFARRVADEVAFMDGGRIVEHGTPDRIFDEPSSPRLQQFLSQVL; encoded by the coding sequence GTGACGACGACAGCGGTGCGGTCCTCTTCGGTGGAACTGCGGGACATCCATGTCTCCTTCGGCACCCTGGAGGTGCTGCGCGGGGTGGATCTGAAGGTGCCGAGCGCGAGTACGACCTGCGTGATCGGCCCGTCCGGCTCGGGCAAGTCGACGCTGCTGCGGTGCGTGAACCGGTTGCAGGAGCCCGATCGGGGCGACCTGCTGCTCGACGGCGAAAGCGTGATCAAGGCCGACCCGGACGTGCTGCGCCAGCGGGTGGGCATGGTCTTCCAGCACTTCAACCTGTTCCCGCATCGCACCGTGCTGGACAACATCGTGCTGCCGCTGCGCAGTGTGCGGAAGCTGTCCAAAGAGGACGCAGCGGAACGGGCGCGGGCGCGGCTGGCCGAGGTGGGGCTTGCGGACAAGGCCCCGTATCGCCCGGCCGCGTTGTCCGGCGGTCAGCAGCAACGGGTGGCGATCGCCCGCGCGCTGGCCATGGAGCCCGAGGTGATGCTGTTCGACGAGGCGACCAGCGCGCTGGATCCGGAACTGGTGAAGGGCATCCTCGACCTGATGGCCGAACTCGCCGGCCGCGGCCTGACCCTGCTCGTGGTGACTCACGAGATGGGCTTCGCGCGCCGCGTGGCCGACGAGGTCGCCTTCATGGACGGCGGCCGCATCGTCGAGCACGGCACTCCGGACCGGATCTTCGACGAGCCGTCGAGCCCCCGGCTGCAGCAGTTCCTCTCGCAAGTCCTCTGA
- a CDS encoding MOSC domain-containing protein, with amino-acid sequence MTTVSQLTYYPIKGCAGTSVADAEVTPAGLAHDRCFVITSPDGEFRSQRRFPVLAAVRPRVLDGGRRLALSAPGVEDLVIEVRPDGRRQPASVFTWHGEGVHQGADAAEWFSAVLGVPSVLLGVSPAHERVTSGEIPGTTTFADGHAVLVASESSLDCLNERIAARGGEPVPMDRFRPNVVVRGWVTPYTEDSVRRLRAGGVELGYAKLCVRCAVPMVDQATGERRGPEPIRTLATYRRDVEGGVLFGMKAAVLQPGQLAVGDAVMVHSPDELSPSTVAAEPPFTATESRPAESG; translated from the coding sequence ATGACGACCGTCTCCCAGCTGACGTATTACCCGATCAAGGGCTGTGCGGGCACGTCGGTGGCGGATGCCGAGGTGACGCCGGCGGGGCTGGCTCACGACCGGTGTTTCGTCATCACCTCGCCGGACGGGGAGTTCCGCAGCCAGCGCCGGTTTCCGGTGCTGGCCGCGGTGCGTCCGCGGGTGCTCGACGGCGGTCGGCGGCTGGCCTTGTCCGCGCCCGGGGTGGAGGATCTCGTGATCGAGGTCCGCCCGGACGGGCGGCGGCAGCCGGCGAGCGTGTTCACCTGGCACGGCGAGGGCGTGCATCAGGGTGCGGACGCGGCCGAGTGGTTTTCCGCGGTGCTGGGTGTGCCGTCGGTGCTGCTCGGGGTCTCGCCCGCGCACGAGCGCGTGACGAGCGGGGAGATCCCCGGCACCACGACGTTCGCGGACGGGCATGCGGTGCTGGTCGCCTCGGAGTCCTCTTTGGACTGTCTGAACGAGCGGATCGCCGCCCGTGGCGGGGAACCGGTGCCGATGGACCGGTTCCGGCCGAACGTGGTGGTGCGCGGGTGGGTGACGCCTTACACCGAGGATTCGGTACGTCGCCTGCGGGCCGGGGGTGTGGAGCTGGGTTACGCCAAGCTGTGCGTGCGCTGCGCGGTGCCGATGGTCGATCAGGCCACCGGCGAACGTCGTGGGCCGGAGCCGATTCGCACGCTCGCGACGTATCGCCGTGACGTCGAGGGCGGGGTTCTGTTCGGCATGAAGGCGGCGGTGCTCCAGCCGGGTCAGCTGGCCGTGGGCGACGCGGTGATGGTGCATTCGCCGGACGAACTCAGCCCGAGCACGGTGGCCGCCGAGCCGCCGTTCACCGCGACCGAGAGCCGGCCCGCCGAATCGGGGTAG
- a CDS encoding SAM hydrolase/SAM-dependent halogenase family protein — MAWISFTTDYGLRDGFVAACHGVIARLAPEARVLDVTHLVPPQQVRHGAAVLAQTVPYLPEAVHLAVVDPGVGTARRGVVVVTAHGLLVGPDNGLLIPAADALGGVTAAYALDGPEPAYATFHGRDVFAPAAARLARGAAPGSFGPALEDLVRLPDPLVAAFPSKLVSDVLTVDHFGNVQLAATPADLELTGLTGTVTVHSERIAVPAELGRTFADVPPGANLVYPDSAGRLSVAVNGGSAATVLGLSSSGECTITASPTAS, encoded by the coding sequence ATGGCCTGGATCTCGTTCACCACCGACTACGGGCTCCGCGATGGCTTCGTGGCCGCGTGCCACGGGGTCATCGCGCGGCTGGCCCCCGAAGCACGCGTGCTCGACGTGACCCACCTCGTGCCGCCACAGCAGGTACGCCACGGCGCCGCCGTCCTTGCGCAGACCGTGCCGTACCTGCCCGAAGCAGTGCACCTCGCCGTCGTCGACCCCGGCGTCGGGACCGCACGACGCGGCGTGGTCGTCGTCACCGCCCACGGCTTGCTCGTCGGCCCCGACAACGGGCTGCTCATCCCGGCCGCCGACGCCCTCGGCGGGGTGACCGCGGCCTACGCGCTCGACGGCCCCGAACCCGCGTACGCGACCTTCCACGGGCGGGACGTCTTCGCACCCGCCGCCGCGCGCCTGGCTCGCGGTGCCGCGCCCGGGTCGTTCGGACCTGCTCTGGAAGACCTCGTGCGGCTGCCGGATCCGCTGGTCGCGGCGTTTCCCAGCAAGCTCGTCTCGGACGTGCTCACCGTCGACCACTTCGGCAACGTCCAGCTCGCCGCGACCCCCGCGGACCTGGAGCTGACCGGGCTGACCGGCACGGTCACCGTGCACAGCGAACGGATCGCGGTACCCGCGGAACTCGGCCGGACCTTCGCCGACGTGCCGCCCGGCGCGAACCTGGTCTACCCCGATTCGGCGGGCCGGCTCTCGGTCGCGGTGAACGGCGGCTCGGCGGCCACCGTGCTCGGGCTGAGTTCGTCCGGCGAATGCACCATCACCGCGTCGCCCACGGCCAGCTGA
- a CDS encoding phosphoribosylaminoimidazolesuccinocarboxamide synthase, translating into MTTLADYPKIAAGKVRELYAVGDDHLLLVASDRISAYDFVLDTPIPDKGRVLTAMSVFWFDQLSDLMPNHLVAYDDPRIPEEVRGRALLVRRLEMLPVEAVVRGYLTGSGYADYRRTGAVCGVQLPEGLTEASKLSSPIFTPATKADLGEHDENVSFEEIAAKIGTKRAEEVREATLTVYRRGAELAAERGILLADTKLEFGLDETGALVLADEVLTPDSSRYWPAKGYEPGRVQPSFDKQYVRDWLTGPESGWDRKSGEKPPSLPEEVVEATRRRYVEAYERMTGERLEEWG; encoded by the coding sequence GTGACGACGCTCGCCGATTACCCGAAGATCGCTGCCGGCAAGGTCCGGGAGCTGTACGCGGTCGGAGACGACCACCTGCTGCTGGTCGCTTCGGACCGTATTTCTGCTTACGACTTCGTGCTGGACACGCCGATCCCGGACAAGGGCCGCGTGCTGACGGCAATGAGCGTGTTCTGGTTCGACCAGCTGTCGGACCTGATGCCGAACCACCTTGTCGCGTACGACGATCCGCGCATCCCGGAAGAGGTCCGCGGGCGGGCGTTGCTCGTACGGCGACTTGAGATGCTGCCGGTCGAGGCTGTGGTGCGTGGGTACCTCACGGGGTCCGGGTACGCGGACTACCGGCGTACGGGCGCAGTGTGCGGCGTGCAGCTTCCCGAGGGGCTGACGGAGGCCTCGAAGCTGTCTTCGCCGATCTTCACCCCGGCGACGAAGGCTGACCTCGGCGAGCACGACGAGAACGTGTCGTTCGAGGAGATCGCGGCGAAGATCGGGACGAAGCGAGCGGAAGAGGTTCGCGAGGCGACGCTGACGGTGTACCGCCGCGGGGCGGAGCTGGCCGCGGAGCGCGGGATCCTGCTGGCGGACACGAAGCTGGAGTTCGGGCTGGACGAGACGGGTGCGCTGGTCCTGGCGGACGAGGTGCTGACGCCGGACTCGTCGCGGTACTGGCCGGCGAAGGGCTACGAGCCGGGCAGGGTACAGCCGTCGTTCGACAAGCAGTACGTACGCGACTGGCTGACCGGACCGGAGTCGGGATGGGACCGGAAGTCCGGGGAGAAACCGCCGAGCCTGCCGGAAGAGGTGGTGGAGGCAACGCGACGGAGGTACGTGGAGGCGTACGAGAGGATGACGGGGGAGCGGTTGGAGGAGTGGGGGTAG
- a CDS encoding helix-turn-helix domain-containing protein has product MSSPYATPRARALGLELRTARKRRRLGVRELARLLGMTPGFVTNWERGLRLPKPEDVGAVLAHCRVIGADRRRIVEMARGAREQDWIATGGEEAYREWEKTARTVFAWGPDLVPPLLQTSGYARAVRGAAKGEEEQPAWREATGRCVLVVGETALRRRIGSAEVMTEQLRGLGTALELDEIDVRLVPAEQEYRPGLARPFTIFDFANLPTIVHERLLSESANSSSPVRVARYREVAETLLNLALPRSAAQALLATVLRELSAAVGTLGMKECREGDA; this is encoded by the coding sequence ATGTCATCACCGTACGCAACACCGCGAGCAAGGGCGCTGGGCCTGGAGCTCCGCACGGCACGGAAAAGACGAAGACTGGGCGTACGAGAACTCGCCCGCCTCCTGGGAATGACGCCCGGGTTCGTGACGAACTGGGAACGCGGACTGCGGTTGCCGAAGCCGGAGGACGTGGGGGCGGTACTGGCGCACTGCCGGGTAATCGGCGCAGACCGAAGGCGAATAGTGGAGATGGCGCGCGGAGCGCGCGAGCAGGACTGGATAGCCACCGGCGGCGAAGAGGCGTATCGGGAGTGGGAGAAAACGGCGCGGACAGTGTTCGCGTGGGGCCCGGATCTGGTACCGCCGCTGCTGCAGACGAGCGGGTACGCGCGCGCAGTGCGCGGAGCCGCGAAGGGGGAGGAGGAACAGCCCGCGTGGCGTGAAGCGACCGGGCGGTGCGTACTGGTGGTGGGAGAAACGGCGCTGCGCAGGAGGATCGGCAGCGCGGAGGTGATGACGGAGCAGCTCCGCGGCCTGGGGACGGCACTGGAACTCGACGAGATCGACGTCCGCTTGGTCCCGGCGGAGCAGGAGTACCGGCCGGGGCTCGCCAGGCCGTTCACGATCTTCGATTTCGCCAACCTGCCCACGATCGTGCACGAGCGGCTGCTGAGCGAGAGCGCGAACAGTTCGAGTCCGGTACGCGTGGCGCGCTACCGCGAAGTGGCGGAAACCCTGCTGAATCTGGCCTTGCCGAGATCGGCCGCACAAGCGCTGCTCGCCACGGTGCTCCGGGAATTGTCGGCGGCGGTCGGCACACTGGGGATGAAGGAGTGCCGAGAGGGGGACGCATGA
- a CDS encoding NADPH-dependent FMN reductase, protein MILLISGSLRAGSVNGAVLGTAAGFSEAQIYRGLADLPHFNPDDDHDPLPAEVAALRLLLGAAEAVLFCTPEYAGGLPGSFKNLLDWAIGGGELDGKPVAWINASSVAAPTGGADAHASLRKTLAYAGARIIDEACVRIPVSRAVVADGRLTDPDLGGRIAVVVRRLIEAGR, encoded by the coding sequence GTGATTCTGCTGATCAGCGGGAGCCTGCGGGCGGGTTCGGTCAATGGCGCGGTGCTCGGTACGGCCGCGGGTTTCAGCGAGGCGCAGATTTATCGTGGGCTCGCTGATCTTCCGCACTTCAACCCGGACGACGATCATGATCCGCTGCCTGCCGAGGTGGCCGCGTTGCGGTTGCTGCTCGGGGCGGCGGAGGCGGTGCTGTTCTGCACGCCGGAGTACGCGGGTGGGCTGCCGGGGTCGTTCAAAAACCTGCTCGACTGGGCCATCGGCGGCGGTGAGCTGGACGGTAAGCCGGTCGCCTGGATCAATGCCTCGTCGGTCGCGGCGCCGACCGGCGGTGCCGATGCGCACGCGTCGTTGCGCAAGACGCTGGCCTATGCCGGTGCCCGCATCATCGACGAGGCATGTGTGCGCATCCCGGTCTCGCGCGCCGTGGTCGCGGATGGGCGGCTCACCGATCCCGATCTCGGTGGCCGGATCGCGGTCGTGGTGCGCCGGTTGATCGAAGCTGGCCGGTGA